From Segatella copri, the proteins below share one genomic window:
- a CDS encoding TolC family protein encodes MKKIIILCFALGAFHTLGAQETLTLSQCLQMAVDNNLSLQSSRNEIAKGKYAISENQAKLYPQINAVAQLNDNFTPPVSVTDGSAYGKPYNVTKTLQYNASAGVQLQMPLYNQMILTAIDITKIADKLNQLSYEKAREDLIVQTAKMYYMAQNTSEQIRLTDDNIKRLVELRNITQAFYDNQMSLEVDLKRVNLNIENLTVQRDNAIAMLEQQYTMLKYVIDYPAEKEMKVTAVDPGKIEMVKADGLDTGLYELQLLEQKKLLTQKQTKLAKDGYLPSLSLTGNLMYSAFTDRIDHWIHSGESNHWYGSNGLGIQLRVPVFDGFEKRSKIRKAKIEEENARIGYEDALKGLQANYMNAVSEVNNSQRNYKKQFDNYTMAQDVYNVTADQYKEGVASMTAVLQDEMRMSEAMNNYLTAYYRYKVANLSLLKLTGQLNQISVAK; translated from the coding sequence ATGAAGAAAATAATCATCTTATGTTTCGCGCTCGGAGCTTTCCATACTCTTGGCGCACAGGAGACGCTTACGCTCAGCCAGTGCCTGCAGATGGCAGTGGATAACAACCTGTCGCTCCAGAGCAGCCGAAACGAAATAGCTAAGGGAAAGTACGCTATCAGCGAAAATCAGGCTAAACTCTATCCGCAAATCAATGCGGTGGCACAGCTCAACGACAACTTTACGCCGCCTGTTTCGGTTACCGACGGCTCGGCTTACGGCAAGCCTTATAATGTAACCAAGACGTTGCAGTATAATGCTTCGGCGGGTGTACAATTGCAGATGCCGCTGTATAACCAGATGATTCTTACCGCCATCGATATCACCAAGATTGCCGATAAACTCAACCAACTCTCTTATGAGAAGGCGCGTGAAGACCTCATCGTGCAGACTGCCAAGATGTATTACATGGCGCAGAACACATCTGAGCAGATTCGTCTGACGGATGACAATATCAAGCGACTGGTAGAACTCAGAAACATCACCCAGGCTTTCTATGATAACCAGATGAGTCTGGAGGTAGATCTGAAGCGAGTGAATCTCAATATCGAGAACCTCACCGTGCAGCGCGATAACGCCATCGCCATGCTCGAACAGCAGTATACCATGCTCAAGTATGTGATAGATTATCCTGCCGAGAAGGAGATGAAGGTGACAGCCGTAGATCCGGGAAAGATTGAGATGGTGAAGGCTGACGGACTGGATACGGGACTCTACGAACTCCAGTTGCTGGAACAGAAGAAACTGCTCACCCAGAAGCAGACCAAACTAGCCAAGGACGGCTATCTGCCATCGCTCTCGCTGACCGGAAACCTGATGTATTCTGCCTTTACCGATAGGATAGATCACTGGATTCATTCGGGCGAGTCAAACCACTGGTATGGTTCCAATGGTCTGGGCATTCAACTGAGAGTGCCTGTATTCGATGGTTTTGAAAAGCGTTCTAAAATCAGAAAGGCGAAGATAGAGGAGGAGAATGCACGCATCGGTTACGAGGACGCCCTGAAGGGACTGCAGGCAAACTATATGAATGCGGTGAGCGAGGTGAACAACAGTCAGCGCAACTACAAGAAGCAGTTTGATAATTATACCATGGCGCAGGATGTTTACAACGTAACAGCCGACCAGTATAAGGAGGGGGTGGCTTCGATGACAGCGGTGCTGCAGGACGAGATGCGTATGAGCGAGGCAATGAACAATTATCTCACAGCCTACTATCGCTATAAAGTTGCCAATCTCTCGCTGCTCAAGTTGACTGGACAGCTCAACCAGATTTCGGTTGCTAAATAA
- a CDS encoding MFS transporter, with protein MEEEYKNYPFYDWVPKPLGIIFMIILFVPMITMSGVYSANSGEMMSGLGIQSEYIAFAGFCTSIGMAAFSPFFYELVCIRREKMMCIVGFSILFILSFVCAQTDSLFILGLCSLLMGFVRQTLLMAHLFVLIRYGFGIEATRNITPGCEPTTEEAWDAVDSEKMVSQPVIYLFFMIIGQLGTWLTAWLAYAYEWQYVYHFMMAFMLAGIIIVFFTMPYHEYPMPKFPITMSKFGNVTVFSIMLCSFAYVMVFGKTLDWFDDPTIRFSSVVCLIFTALFIYLEKTRRSPYFIMEVFQLRVINYGILLFFLLMVCNSSAMFVNVFTNVSMKIDNWQNATLGNWVMVGYTVGLIFAVIARAKNVHLKWMYCLGFLFIGAYALYMYFEVQNDGMYERMKWPIIIRSTGMMLLYSLISTIANQRMPYRFMSTWVCIMLTVRMVIAPCIGSALYTNVLQHRQQYYVTRFAQDYDRTSIETAKTYDQTVRGMQYQGKSVTEAQNMAAMSTKGKVQVQATLVSIKEMAGWTFYGCLLCAGLMLVLPWRKRNIGELTREYLLKNVDVKSLGRR; from the coding sequence ATGGAAGAAGAATATAAGAATTATCCGTTTTATGATTGGGTGCCCAAACCGCTCGGCATCATCTTCATGATCATCCTCTTCGTGCCGATGATTACGATGAGTGGTGTCTATTCTGCCAACAGCGGTGAGATGATGAGCGGGCTCGGCATCCAGTCGGAATACATCGCCTTTGCCGGGTTCTGCACCTCTATAGGAATGGCGGCTTTCTCGCCGTTCTTCTATGAACTGGTGTGCATCCGTAGAGAGAAAATGATGTGCATTGTGGGCTTCTCCATTCTCTTTATCCTCAGTTTCGTGTGTGCCCAGACCGACTCGCTGTTCATACTCGGACTGTGCAGTCTGCTGATGGGTTTTGTCCGCCAGACGCTGCTGATGGCGCACCTCTTCGTGCTCATCAGATATGGTTTCGGAATAGAGGCTACGAGGAATATCACGCCGGGATGCGAGCCTACTACCGAGGAAGCATGGGATGCGGTAGATTCGGAGAAGATGGTTTCGCAGCCGGTCATCTATCTCTTCTTCATGATTATCGGACAGTTGGGAACCTGGCTAACGGCATGGCTTGCCTATGCCTATGAGTGGCAGTATGTTTATCATTTCATGATGGCATTCATGCTGGCAGGCATCATCATCGTGTTCTTCACCATGCCTTACCATGAGTATCCGATGCCTAAGTTCCCGATAACGATGTCGAAGTTTGGCAATGTTACGGTGTTCAGTATCATGCTCTGTTCATTTGCTTATGTCATGGTATTCGGCAAGACGCTCGACTGGTTTGATGATCCAACCATCCGTTTCTCTTCGGTGGTCTGTCTTATCTTTACCGCCCTGTTCATCTATCTGGAGAAGACGCGGCGTTCACCTTATTTCATCATGGAGGTGTTCCAGCTCAGAGTCATCAACTACGGCATCCTGCTCTTCTTCCTGCTGATGGTCTGCAATTCGAGCGCCATGTTTGTCAACGTGTTCACCAATGTGAGCATGAAGATAGACAACTGGCAGAACGCCACCTTGGGCAACTGGGTGATGGTGGGCTACACCGTGGGACTGATATTCGCAGTCATCGCCCGAGCCAAGAATGTTCACCTGAAGTGGATGTACTGTCTGGGTTTCCTCTTTATTGGAGCCTATGCGCTGTACATGTATTTCGAGGTACAGAACGACGGTATGTATGAGCGTATGAAATGGCCTATCATCATCCGTTCTACGGGAATGATGCTGCTCTATTCGCTCATCTCCACGATAGCCAACCAGCGCATGCCTTACCGCTTCATGTCAACCTGGGTTTGCATCATGCTTACCGTTCGTATGGTCATTGCCCCTTGCATCGGCTCGGCGCTCTATACCAATGTGCTTCAGCACAGACAGCAGTATTATGTAACCCGCTTTGCCCAGGATTACGACCGCACGAGCATCGAGACGGCGAAGACTTACGACCAGACGGTGAGAGGCATGCAATATCAGGGCAAGAGTGTAACCGAGGCGCAGAATATGGCTGCCATGAGTACGAAGGGAAAGGTACAGGTACAGGCCACGCTGGTGAGTATCAAGGAGATGGCCGGCTGGACCTTCTACGGCTGCCTGCTGTGTGCCGGACTGATGCTCGTTCTCCCTTGGCGCAAGCGCAATATCGGGGAACTGACGCGTGAGTATCTGCTGAAGAATGTAGATGTGAAATCCCTGGGAAGAAGGTAG
- the proS gene encoding proline--tRNA ligase: protein MAKELKNLTKRADNYSQWYNDLVVKADLAELSPVRGCMIIKPYGYAIWEKMQQQLDKMFKQTGVQNAYFPLLIPKSFFSREAEHVAGFAKECAVVTHYRLRSTEDGKEVEVDPNAKLDEELIIRPTSETIIWNTYKNWIHSWRDLPILCNQWCNVMRWEMRTRPFLRTSEFLWQEGHTAHATKEEAEAKAQEMLKVYADFAENYMGVPVLQGVKSETERFAGALNTYTIEAMMQDGKALQSGTSHFLGQNFAKSFDVTYLNKENKPEYVWATSWGVSTRLMGALIMVHSDDNGLVLPPKLAPIQVVIVPINKGDEQLAQITAKLQPVIDQLRELGITVKYDDNPAKRPGFKFADYELKGVPVRLAMGGRDLENNTIEIMRRDTLEKENVSFDGIVERVKNMLEDIQKNIFEKARAYHDAHVYECDNYEEFKERVKDGGFFLCHWDGTAETEAKIKEETQATIRCVPFAYEQTPGVDMVSGKPAVARVIIARSY from the coding sequence ATGGCTAAAGAACTCAAGAATTTAACCAAGCGCGCTGACAACTACAGTCAGTGGTACAATGATTTGGTAGTAAAGGCTGATCTCGCTGAGTTGTCACCAGTTCGTGGTTGTATGATTATCAAACCATACGGTTACGCTATCTGGGAGAAGATGCAGCAGCAGCTCGACAAGATGTTTAAGCAGACAGGTGTACAGAACGCATACTTCCCTCTCCTCATCCCGAAGAGTTTCTTCTCTCGTGAGGCTGAGCACGTGGCAGGTTTCGCCAAGGAGTGTGCCGTAGTTACCCACTACCGCCTCCGTTCTACAGAGGATGGCAAAGAGGTTGAGGTTGATCCTAACGCAAAGCTCGATGAGGAGCTCATCATCCGTCCTACTTCTGAGACCATCATCTGGAACACCTATAAGAACTGGATTCATTCATGGCGTGATCTCCCTATCCTCTGCAACCAGTGGTGTAACGTAATGCGTTGGGAGATGCGTACCCGTCCGTTCCTCCGTACTTCTGAGTTCCTCTGGCAGGAGGGTCATACAGCTCATGCCACTAAGGAAGAGGCTGAGGCAAAGGCTCAGGAGATGCTCAAGGTTTACGCTGATTTTGCTGAAAACTACATGGGTGTTCCTGTATTGCAGGGTGTGAAGAGTGAGACTGAGCGTTTCGCAGGTGCTCTCAACACTTATACCATCGAGGCAATGATGCAGGATGGCAAGGCTCTCCAGAGCGGTACTTCTCACTTCCTGGGTCAGAACTTCGCCAAGAGTTTCGATGTTACCTACTTGAACAAGGAGAACAAGCCTGAATATGTATGGGCTACTTCATGGGGTGTTTCTACCCGACTGATGGGTGCCCTCATCATGGTTCATAGCGATGACAACGGTCTGGTATTGCCTCCAAAGCTGGCTCCTATCCAGGTGGTTATCGTTCCTATCAACAAGGGCGACGAGCAGTTGGCTCAGATTACTGCTAAGTTGCAGCCTGTCATCGACCAGCTCCGCGAGTTGGGCATCACCGTGAAGTATGATGACAACCCAGCCAAGCGTCCTGGATTCAAGTTCGCTGACTATGAGTTGAAGGGTGTTCCTGTTCGTCTGGCTATGGGTGGCCGTGACTTGGAGAACAACACCATCGAGATTATGCGCCGTGATACCTTGGAGAAGGAGAACGTAAGCTTCGACGGCATCGTAGAGCGCGTAAAGAATATGTTGGAAGACATCCAGAAGAATATCTTCGAGAAGGCTCGTGCTTACCATGATGCTCACGTTTACGAGTGCGACAACTACGAGGAGTTCAAGGAGCGTGTGAAGGACGGTGGTTTCTTCCTCTGCCATTGGGATGGTACAGCCGAGACCGAGGCTAAGATCAAGGAGGAGACTCAGGCTACCATCCGTTGCGTGCCTTTCGCTTACGAGCAGACTCCAGGTGTAGATATGGTAAGCGGCAAGCCAGCCGTAGCCCGTGTCATCATCGCAAGAAGCTATTAA
- the mtgA gene encoding monofunctional biosynthetic peptidoglycan transglycosylase, whose protein sequence is MILNKIKNIVKWVVVLFFSTTILAVVAYRFIPVYVTPLMFIRCFQQVADGESITLHHHWVSMDKISPHMPVAVMASEDARFLKHHGFDFNAIESAAKNNARGGKVHGASTISQQTAKNVFLWPGRSWTRKGFEVYFTFLIEMMWSKQRIMEVYLNSIEMGPGIYGVDAVAEYHFDKKAKDLFRGECALIAATLPNPRKFSSLHPSAYMKKRQRQIEHQMRFIPTFPREGEDFDPGTAVGGYRGK, encoded by the coding sequence ATGATTTTGAATAAAATCAAGAATATAGTAAAATGGGTGGTGGTGCTGTTTTTCAGTACCACCATTCTTGCTGTAGTGGCATATAGGTTCATTCCTGTATATGTCACTCCTCTGATGTTTATCCGATGCTTCCAGCAAGTAGCTGATGGAGAGAGTATTACCCTGCATCATCATTGGGTTTCGATGGATAAGATTTCGCCTCACATGCCTGTGGCGGTGATGGCGAGCGAAGATGCGAGATTCCTGAAGCATCACGGTTTCGACTTCAATGCCATCGAGAGTGCGGCGAAGAATAATGCACGTGGTGGAAAGGTGCATGGAGCCAGTACCATCAGTCAGCAGACCGCTAAGAATGTCTTCCTGTGGCCTGGCCGTTCATGGACCCGCAAGGGATTTGAGGTCTACTTTACCTTCCTCATCGAAATGATGTGGAGCAAGCAGCGCATCATGGAGGTTTATCTCAACAGCATTGAGATGGGACCGGGTATCTATGGTGTGGATGCGGTTGCAGAATATCATTTCGACAAGAAAGCGAAAGATCTGTTTCGTGGCGAGTGTGCGCTGATAGCAGCTACACTTCCTAATCCGCGCAAATTCAGTTCGCTGCATCCTAGCGCTTATATGAAGAAGCGCCAGCGACAGATAGAACATCAGATGAGATTTATCCCTACCTTCCCTCGTGAGGGCGAAGATTTCGACCCGGGCACGGCTGTGGGAGGATATAGGGGGAAGTGA
- a CDS encoding HlyD family secretion protein, translating to MEQNENKNVETAEATQVSHEETRKKLKKQRVRQIIASLIGVAILAFGLWKIVCLFLDYNSNETSNDAQIEQYISPVNLRASGYIAKVCFREHQEVHKGDTLLVLDDREYRIRLMEAEAALKDAKAGANVINATEQTTETSASIYQASIDEINVRLAKLAKDCERYRNLVEKKAATPIQLEQLEVEYAATRKKLEGVKKQQAAAYKGVNEVTTRKQNVAASIERAEAAVEMAKLNLSYCVVVAPCDGKLGRRSIEEGQMVNAGTTITYIIPTNNKWVIANYKETQIENLYVGQKVRMTVDAISNKEFEGTVTAISGATGSKYSLVPTDNSAGNFVKIQQRVPVRIDFNNLSKEDNEHLAAGMMVVVKAERK from the coding sequence ATGGAACAGAACGAAAATAAAAATGTAGAAACAGCAGAGGCTACACAGGTATCTCACGAAGAAACCAGGAAGAAACTGAAGAAGCAGCGCGTAAGACAGATTATCGCCAGCCTGATAGGTGTTGCTATTCTGGCTTTCGGACTCTGGAAAATCGTATGCCTCTTCCTCGATTATAACTCTAACGAAACGAGCAATGATGCTCAGATAGAGCAATATATCTCACCGGTTAATCTCCGTGCATCCGGCTATATCGCCAAGGTATGCTTCAGAGAACATCAGGAAGTACACAAGGGAGATACCCTCCTTGTGCTCGACGACCGGGAGTATCGTATCCGTCTGATGGAGGCTGAAGCAGCCCTCAAGGATGCCAAGGCAGGAGCCAATGTCATCAACGCTACAGAGCAGACCACCGAGACATCAGCTTCTATCTATCAGGCATCTATCGATGAAATAAATGTACGACTTGCCAAACTTGCCAAGGACTGCGAACGCTATCGCAACCTGGTAGAAAAGAAGGCGGCTACTCCTATCCAACTCGAACAGTTGGAGGTAGAATATGCTGCTACTAGGAAGAAACTCGAAGGGGTAAAGAAGCAGCAGGCTGCTGCCTATAAGGGAGTAAACGAGGTAACTACCCGCAAGCAGAATGTGGCTGCCTCCATCGAGCGTGCCGAGGCAGCCGTAGAGATGGCAAAGCTGAATCTCTCTTACTGTGTGGTAGTGGCTCCTTGTGATGGTAAACTGGGTCGCCGCTCTATCGAGGAGGGACAGATGGTGAATGCAGGAACCACCATTACCTACATCATTCCAACCAACAACAAATGGGTGATTGCCAACTATAAGGAAACCCAGATAGAGAATCTCTATGTAGGACAGAAGGTGCGTATGACCGTAGATGCCATCAGTAACAAGGAATTTGAGGGTACGGTGACCGCCATTTCTGGTGCTACCGGTTCGAAATATTCGCTGGTACCTACAGACAATTCTGCTGGCAACTTTGTCAAGATTCAGCAGCGTGTGCCTGTAAGAATCGATTTCAACAACCTCAGCAAAGAGGATAATGAGCATCTTGCTGCCGGCATGATGGTGGTTGTCAAGGCTGAGAGAAAGTAA
- a CDS encoding OmpA family protein, with product MKKTNFAVAGLSLCLLFSSCGTNQKTGTAVGAGSGAALGAIVGGLLNNSHRGTGALVGAAIGAAVGGGAGNLIGKHMDKVKAEAERVKNAQVETVTDANGLSAVKVTFASGILFPTNGSTLSSSAKTDLAQFAGVLKNNTDCEVSIQGYTDATGNDGINLPLSQKRAEAVYNYLASCGVTSRQVKNVQGFGSANPVVNTTAACAQNRRVEVYMYASQAMVNAANNGTLK from the coding sequence ATGAAAAAGACTAATTTTGCAGTTGCAGGCCTCTCTTTGTGCTTGCTTTTCTCAAGTTGTGGAACCAATCAGAAGACTGGTACAGCAGTAGGTGCCGGTTCTGGTGCTGCTCTGGGTGCTATCGTAGGTGGATTGCTCAACAATAGCCATCGTGGTACAGGTGCTCTCGTAGGTGCTGCTATCGGTGCAGCAGTTGGTGGCGGTGCTGGTAACCTCATCGGAAAACACATGGATAAGGTGAAGGCTGAGGCTGAACGGGTGAAGAATGCACAGGTTGAGACTGTAACAGATGCCAATGGCTTGTCTGCCGTTAAGGTAACATTTGCTTCTGGTATCCTCTTCCCAACTAACGGTTCTACTCTCAGCAGCAGCGCAAAGACTGATTTGGCTCAGTTTGCCGGTGTATTGAAGAACAATACCGACTGCGAGGTTTCTATCCAGGGTTATACTGATGCTACAGGTAATGATGGTATCAACTTGCCTTTGAGCCAGAAGCGTGCTGAGGCAGTTTACAACTATCTTGCTTCTTGCGGTGTTACCAGCCGTCAGGTAAAGAATGTTCAGGGTTTTGGTTCTGCTAACCCTGTAGTGAATACTACTGCTGCTTGTGCCCAGAACCGTCGTGTAGAGGTTTACATGTATGCTAGCCAGGCTATGGTTAACGCAGCCAACAACGGTACATTGAAGTAA
- a CDS encoding helix-turn-helix domain-containing protein: MKITDNIIIYEAHEFPQLLMQPFYSDYVGIVICHQGMFRFCVDGTSFVASEGETVFLSKGVMFHVQETGKNLKYTLLFYRAEQIRHMLGNTVVTMRLYATIYPKPCHVRTTGYEDMLTSYALMLRKLELEKEKSGELDAYCVHEQKLLLMAVTYRLCSIFSASFKAAGKEMERKIAIFESLVLLIEKNYMRERSVAFYADELCLTPKYLSVLVKSVCGQTVQQLLFKAMIRRSIYLMKNTTKTIQQIANELSFPNASAFGTFFKKHTGLSPKHYRNWEEGNEPPSFK; encoded by the coding sequence ATGAAAATAACAGATAATATCATCATATATGAGGCTCATGAGTTTCCTCAGCTGTTGATGCAGCCTTTCTACTCCGACTATGTCGGAATTGTAATCTGTCATCAGGGGATGTTCCGTTTCTGCGTAGACGGAACATCCTTTGTTGCATCTGAGGGTGAAACCGTTTTCCTCTCCAAAGGAGTGATGTTTCATGTGCAGGAAACAGGCAAGAACCTTAAATATACCCTTCTTTTTTACCGTGCCGAACAGATTCGTCACATGTTGGGCAATACCGTGGTTACCATGCGTCTTTATGCTACGATTTATCCCAAACCCTGCCATGTCAGGACGACGGGTTATGAGGATATGCTCACTTCTTATGCCCTGATGCTGAGGAAACTGGAGCTGGAAAAAGAGAAGAGTGGTGAACTGGATGCCTATTGTGTGCATGAGCAGAAACTGTTACTGATGGCTGTTACGTACCGTTTGTGCAGCATCTTCTCGGCATCGTTCAAGGCTGCCGGCAAGGAGATGGAACGGAAGATTGCCATCTTTGAGTCGCTGGTGCTTCTGATAGAGAAGAACTATATGCGTGAGCGCAGTGTGGCTTTCTATGCAGATGAACTCTGTCTTACACCGAAATATCTGTCGGTACTGGTCAAGTCGGTTTGCGGTCAGACGGTCCAGCAGTTGCTTTTCAAGGCGATGATCCGTCGCAGTATCTATCTGATGAAGAACACCACGAAGACGATACAGCAGATAGCCAATGAACTCAGTTTTCCCAATGCTTCAGCCTTCGGAACCTTCTTCAAGAAACATACCGGTCTTTCGCCTAAGCATTACCGCAATTGGGAAGAGGGGAATGAACCGCCTTCTTTCAAATAA
- a CDS encoding amidophosphoribosyltransferase, producing the protein MGGIFGTISKKSCVADLFYGTDYNSHLGTRRGGLATYSSEKGFVRSIHNLESSYFRTKFEPTLNKFEGATSGIGVISDTDAQPLIMNSHLGRFAICTVAKIVNKDELTQLLLEKNMHFAEMSSGSTNPTELVALLIIQGKTFREGIENVFHHIKGSCTMMILTEDGIICARDSWGRTPIIIGKKEGAYAASSETTSFPNLDYETAYEVGPGEIVKIKADGMEQIRPANKKMQVCSFLWVYYGFPTSTYEGKNVEEARFTNGFNLAKTDDVEVDCCSGIPDSGTGMAMGYAAGKGVPYQRCIAKYTPTWPRSFTPSNQSMRSLVAKMKLIPNKAMLKGKRVLFCDDSIVRGTQLRDNVKVLFDQAGLKECHMRIACPPLVYGCPFINFTSSKSDMELITRRIIEKFEGDANKNLEKYATTGSPEYQKMVDEIASQLGLTSLKFNTIEQLVEAIGLPKCQVCTHCFDGSSAYTLNEFADED; encoded by the coding sequence ATGGGAGGCATTTTCGGAACTATTTCCAAGAAAAGCTGTGTCGCTGATCTCTTTTACGGCACAGATTACAACTCACATCTCGGCACACGCCGGGGCGGTTTGGCAACCTACAGTAGTGAGAAGGGCTTCGTGCGCTCTATCCACAATCTGGAAAGTTCATACTTCAGAACGAAGTTTGAACCTACACTCAACAAGTTTGAAGGAGCTACATCGGGCATCGGCGTGATTAGCGATACAGATGCCCAGCCACTCATCATGAACTCTCATCTTGGCCGCTTTGCCATTTGCACCGTAGCTAAGATAGTAAACAAGGATGAACTTACTCAGCTTCTGCTCGAAAAGAACATGCACTTTGCAGAGATGTCTTCGGGTAGTACCAATCCTACTGAGTTGGTGGCTCTGCTTATTATTCAGGGCAAAACCTTCAGAGAAGGTATCGAAAACGTTTTCCATCACATCAAAGGTTCCTGCACCATGATGATCCTTACCGAGGATGGCATCATCTGTGCGCGTGACAGTTGGGGACGTACTCCAATCATCATCGGCAAGAAGGAAGGTGCCTATGCGGCTTCCAGCGAAACCACCTCGTTTCCTAACCTTGATTATGAAACAGCATATGAGGTAGGACCAGGCGAAATCGTGAAGATTAAAGCTGATGGCATGGAGCAGATCCGACCTGCCAACAAGAAGATGCAGGTTTGCTCTTTCCTCTGGGTTTACTACGGATTCCCTACATCTACCTACGAGGGCAAGAATGTAGAAGAGGCGCGTTTCACCAACGGCTTCAATCTCGCCAAGACCGATGATGTGGAGGTAGACTGCTGCAGCGGTATTCCTGATTCGGGTACGGGTATGGCGATGGGTTATGCTGCCGGCAAGGGTGTGCCTTACCAGCGCTGTATTGCCAAGTATACTCCTACATGGCCTCGCAGCTTTACTCCTAGCAACCAGAGCATGCGTTCATTGGTAGCCAAGATGAAGCTGATTCCTAACAAGGCGATGCTGAAGGGCAAGCGTGTGTTGTTCTGCGATGACAGTATCGTGCGTGGTACCCAGCTTCGCGACAATGTGAAGGTGCTTTTCGACCAGGCAGGCTTGAAGGAGTGCCACATGCGCATAGCGTGTCCTCCATTGGTATACGGTTGTCCGTTCATCAACTTCACTTCTTCCAAGAGTGATATGGAGCTGATTACCCGTCGCATCATCGAGAAGTTTGAGGGCGATGCCAACAAGAATCTTGAGAAATACGCTACCACCGGTTCTCCTGAGTATCAGAAGATGGTAGATGAGATTGCCAGCCAGTTGGGCTTGACTTCCCTGAAGTTCAACACCATCGAGCAGCTGGTAGAGGCCATCGGTCTTCCAAAGTGCCAGGTATGTACCCATTGCTTTGATGGCAGCAGCGCATATACTCTGAATGAGTTTGCTGATGAAGACTAA